From the Maridesulfovibrio frigidus DSM 17176 genome, one window contains:
- a CDS encoding NupC/NupG family nucleoside CNT transporter, translating to MIQSLFGLIGIMAIAWAISENKRNIRFKSISTGLVLQFIVATLMLKVTIFSDAMMYLNHAVDALQLATQAGTSFIFGYIGGGPLPFTESSPGASWTLAFRALPLILVVSALSALLFYWRIIPVIVKGFSFILEKTMNISGHLGLGVAANIFVGMVEAPIIIGPYVKSMSRSELMTLMVSGMATISGTVLVLYASILNPVLPGAIGHILTASIISAPAAILIAQLMVPETADIISIKRSNITSQASSSMDAITKGTSDGVKLLITVVALLLVLIALVSLANQILTVFPDVLGEPVTLQRILSIIMWPVVWLMGIPASEASTAAGLMGTKTILNEFLAYLQLANLTPGLLSERSTMIMTYAMCGFANLGSLGILIGGLTAIAPSRKEEIVELGVKSIIGGTLATCMTGAIVGVLY from the coding sequence GGCCATAAGTGAAAATAAGCGCAATATCCGCTTCAAAAGCATATCAACAGGACTTGTTCTTCAATTTATAGTCGCAACATTAATGCTGAAAGTAACCATTTTCAGTGATGCTATGATGTACTTGAACCACGCGGTTGATGCACTCCAGCTGGCAACTCAGGCCGGCACAAGTTTTATTTTCGGATACATAGGCGGTGGCCCTCTTCCCTTCACAGAAAGTTCTCCGGGGGCAAGTTGGACTTTAGCCTTTAGAGCTCTTCCACTTATTTTAGTAGTAAGTGCTCTCTCAGCCTTGCTTTTCTACTGGCGCATAATTCCGGTGATAGTTAAAGGATTCTCGTTTATCTTAGAAAAAACAATGAATATTAGTGGACACTTAGGACTCGGTGTTGCTGCAAACATTTTTGTAGGAATGGTCGAAGCTCCCATCATTATCGGACCTTATGTAAAATCGATGAGTCGAAGTGAGCTTATGACTCTTATGGTCAGCGGAATGGCTACCATTTCCGGCACTGTTCTGGTCCTATACGCGTCAATACTCAACCCGGTCCTCCCGGGAGCTATCGGGCATATTCTTACAGCATCTATCATCAGTGCCCCTGCAGCAATCCTTATTGCCCAACTGATGGTACCTGAAACAGCAGATATTATTTCTATTAAAAGAAGCAATATCACAAGCCAAGCATCAAGCTCCATGGATGCTATTACTAAAGGTACATCTGACGGCGTTAAACTTCTAATTACGGTAGTAGCACTTCTTTTGGTACTAATAGCCTTAGTATCCCTCGCAAACCAAATATTAACAGTATTTCCAGATGTATTAGGAGAGCCTGTTACCCTGCAACGCATTCTCAGCATTATCATGTGGCCTGTTGTATGGCTCATGGGAATCCCCGCTTCCGAAGCATCCACCGCTGCGGGACTGATGGGAACAAAAACAATCCTCAACGAATTTTTAGCATACTTGCAGTTGGCAAACCTTACTCCGGGCTTGCTTTCCGAAAGATCTACAATGATTATGACCTATGCAATGTGCGGATTTGCCAATTTGGGAAGTCTTGGAATATTAATTGGAGGGCTGACAGCAATAGCTCCTTCACGTAAGGAAGAAATTGTAGAGTTGGGCGTAAAGTCCATAATCGGAGGAACATTAGCTACCTGTATGACAGGGGCAATCGTTGGAGTTCTCTACTAA